GGTCTATGCTGAGAATAAAAATGAGACTGGAGGATCTTCAAAACAGAAAAACCCACTAATCACACCTTCATACAACCTTATTTCTTAAGAAAAAAGGTTGCATATTGGAGACACCGTGGTACATTAATACTGCACGAACTATGTTACAACAGTGAAGATACCAGGTGTTGTTTACAAAAATATAAGGGAACATTAGAGAAATTTTGGAACAAGATTAAAGTACTATACCTCAGCTTGTTCCTGTTGCACCTTAGATTGCTCTAGTTCCTGCAGCAGCTGCGCTAATTTACGTTTTTCGGTAACTAGCTCTTCCTGAAACAAGGATTTCTGTTTCTCCCAAGACTGAAACTTTATTTGggttttcttttccctttttgaGACCTCCTGACAGCTTGCGGCAGTTTCTGCAGCACGTAGTTTAGCAGCTTCCATCTCTCTCCTTAAAGCAGCATTCTCAACCTCAAGCTTCCTAACAGCAGCATTAGCTCGCTCTACCTGTCCACTTGCTTTGCATAAGGCATTTTCCATCTCGGAAAGCTTCTTCAGAGTGTTTTCTTCCAGAGATTGTTTCTCTTTCTTAAGACGCTCAACTTCCTCTTTCTCTTGTCGAAGTGTCTTGAGCTCAGCCTTATCCTTACCCAGCCGACGAGCAGCCTGCATAACTTTTTGATTGGCCCATTCAGTCCATTCTTGAAGTTGATTTTGCAGCTCACGAACCCTTGGAACCAGCTTCAAAATCATTTCATCCTTTCTATCTTGTGGTACCCGTTGACCAAGGGGCTTGTCAGATGATAAACCCACATGACTACTACTAGGTGCCTCCTTATTGACGTAGACAGGTGCCGGAGAAGACTTGATTCTTGAAGACAATGAAAGAGAAAGATCAGTATCTGTAGCTGATAAAGGAGCTGGACTACTGAATGCAGGTAGAGTAtttgctgcatgtactgaatacGAAGTATTGGTCGATCTAGAGATGAGATCAGGAGCAGAATCCAACCGGAATGAAGTCGAGACAGATGGTCCGGCAGGGGATGAGAAATTAGCATTATTGTCTTGAATCACATCAACCCCCATTGCCTTACTTATCTGTAAGGATGCACTCTTTAAATTTATCGTAGAAGATTCTGACACAGATTTAAGTTTCTTATCCAAGATTAAACTACCAAAGCTACTCAGCTTCCCTCCTCTTGAAGACCCTTTGGATCCATAAGTCCGATAATTCTTTTCCACATGAAACGACTTTTGTCGAAGAACATAGTCCctcttggtgctgccagaatggAACTTCCTAACATTCCCCCATTTTTCATCGACCAGGGGAGATTGAGATGTTGCAACAGTAGTAAAAGCTTTATTAACACAATCAGATCCAAAAGTGGTACCCCCATTCTCTAAGAGTCCACCACCAAGAACATGAGAATTCTTTGAGTTATTCATGCCAGGAATTCCCACCGCGAAGGGTTTCTTGGATTGAGAATTATGAGAACCTGCAGGAATCGATTTACAAGGATTTGGAAAACTGAACTCAGGAACTTTTATTTCTGCTGTTGATTGCAATTCCATTTGGCTAGATGAACCACCATCCATAGTGCCATCACTACCTAAACAACTTAAAGGGTCACCATCCATTGCACAAGCATGTGACACATTCATGTCGCAAATTAACAAACACCACATTGCATCGCCGATACTGAAGAATGGCCTAACCTCTCTAAGTACACAAACCAATTCAGCTAAGATATACTTCTCAAGCTGCACTAAATCTTCAAAATAGTGCTCGCGTGAAGGATCAATCTCTTGGCTGTTTCTAAGAAATGCTACAGCATTATCAATTATATTAGACTCAGTATCTTTATATCCATAGCAGATGCCAGACCTCAAGATGGCCTTAGTTGCAATTTCTTCTGTATATCCCAATGcagcaattttttttattgcacTCTTGAAAATGGTGTCCAAATTACTCAAGACAAGCTCTTCCAATTGGGCTTCAGTGAGATCATTCCAATCAGCATCGTTGAATTCATCTGCCTCGAGTCCTTCCTTTGGATGACTAGGCCCGACCTCAGATGCACTTCCAGGACTATACAACCCAAGGTCAAGCTTCAATCCATCGGCAGAATGATCCTGGCTAATACTACACAGGTCACAAGCCGCGGCTTGCCCATGAGCCGGGGCAATTTCAAACTTCTCAGCAGAGAATTCATAACCAAGGCACTCACTTTGGGGTGAAGGAATAATCTTATTGGACTCCCCCAAAGGAGGATCAGCCCTGAATTTTCTCTTATTTCtacttcctttttcttggacaGAAACTGAAGGAGACATTTGACTGCTGCCACTGGCAACCAATGAAACCATTCTTAGACAGCTGCAGACAAAAACCAAATAAACaaccaaaaaaagaaaggaaacaGATGAAAAATATGAACACACTTATCAAGTTTTATCTAGTATCTATCCACAACCGCAATTCTAACATCAAGTTTCatgaattcaaaagcaatatTAATAACATCATTGATGAGGAAAATTCAGCAGCAATTCCACAACATTGtgcataaaaaaaagtaatataaCTAGCACTGGATATCATATTTGTATGCATTAAATCCAGAAAATCAATCATTTCTGGATTTAACTATTAAGAACCGATGATTTCCAAAATTCTAGAAGGTTCAGAGTTCAGAGAATAATTGATGACGGATCAATCAGCTTCCACATATACGCAGTAATCTCGTCGAGCAGAACATACCCggaaaagaaaaattggaaATTAAAAATACCCAAACGAATATCGATACTCCAAATACAGCAACAGATCACAAAAACGattaaaaaacatgtttttgaAAGATTATCCAAGCATACGGAGGCAGTGATAGGAAGAAGATCCCAAATACATGAGTTATAATCAGTACTACACGATCGATACGTACCCGATTGGAGCAAATTACCGAACAATCGATGGTACGATCGATCTTACACAATCGGACAATCACAAAGAAAATCTACACCTTTTccctattttttttcttttttttttagtttccttttattttatttgtgcTGATATGAGGGCCTTGGGAGCTTGATGGCTTTTATGtattcaaggtcttcctccatcttagaaataagaataagttaataaattaataataataaataaataaatattttatttttcatatattcATTCATTTACCATAAGCTGCcactcaaaaataaaattgtatcttaattttaaaaaattgtgttAATTTATATATGTTGCCATCTATCTATCTACATAGTCTAAAACATGACTATGTAGCATGTGGTTGCATCACATGGAAGTGTTTGAAAGACATgcatatcaaaattaatagtgGCAAAGTGTAGACATGTtatgttaaatatttttttttctttcaacttTTTAGTATAGAAAAGGTAAAATTAAGAATCACTTCTAAGGAAGCATGGTAGAAAAAGGAGATGAgattttaataacaaataaGAGATTAACCATTTATATTATATCACAGACAATTTATGAATAGGGTAAATTAAGAATTAAGTCtctaaaatatttgattttgaactaattagtttctaaaaaaaatattaatttaatttttaatgtagCAAACAGTAATATGTGATGTCTTTCTATTAATTTATTACGTAAAATTTTATAGTAGTGTTTATATATACAGTTACCAATTGTGACGTGTTTATTTATGAAAGATTTTGTAACACCCTATCATACAGAgacttatgcttaagtcataattcagagatggcaaggtattacgacctctaaaataaaaatttagtacgtatagtagtatgaatgattgattataactaggagcctttgcaGAAAAagggggtaaacaaaaaccgcaactcaaaagcgcatcactccgatcgataacgtaacgaacaaggataaaccaacgcgagataatatatatacaaaggagtgtcaaaaacaggaatatcaagactcaagatccggctgcgaagataaccggtccgagcatagtaatatatacatatgataaaataatgaaaaccccaaaggaaacccaaagggacacaaatacataaacctattctccaaaatctcccataagaggagtcatcacagtttgtattatttaatggagataaaagtatctaaacaaaacatataaaccaaaacatagcctcgagaacaaaggatcttcgcaaatctagaagtctccagcatgcctcagcgggaaaccgtacgtcctgcatctgaaaaccacaaaatccgcatgggtgagaaccagaggtccccagcatggtaacagcttccacatatataatacataataatagaggaaagccgaaggcaatcatagaacttcctccagataatatcaaagcttataaacaagctaaaccatataagggcatctgactaaagattcttcagtctaactaatacttccttttccaattccttcaaacctcccaaccaccagcaggagtataatatagcaaacacaattatatcagacaaagaatatacaaataggagtagttaagacatttagacaattagcaagtaatatgcagtcaaataggcaatctcaaacaattcacatagtatgcatatgatgaatgcctgtccctagtggccgatgatatcatcttgtcggttatagagccaacccgacaagtcctggtcgctaaccattggactgtccctctgtcgcgcatccccaactcgagttatactcgttataaacttgatcataaacatgatccatatccatcaccctcactggtgaatatttcgggggcgagctcatccgggtctttcacagtgcccggccacacttacgacatagggtcaccagagtatcgagtctcaacctggagcacgtggtggctagccactgctactacccagggaaactcgtatctccgatagtggaagtgcaaatcacaattatcaataattcagcataaacatgcatgaatcctcatccatggatcaacatccatatcagccatccggctcacggttcagtccagaaccagccaatattcatagcatacacagctattccggctcatggttcaatccagaaccagccaatattcatagcatacacagctattccggctcacggttaatccataaccagccattccattaacaattacagcctttcggcccatggcataacaagcacttccaccaccatcctccgcatctcacataatcatcttgatcctcattgatcattcatatttcccttgcttcactcgcaagttacctcattcactagcccctttctaatagctaggcatgtcataatgatttaagacataaatggtgagatcggaggcttagaagtatgagatttggcttttaaaactcaaaaatcaactttgggatgaaaacagggccacgcgtacgcgcactccacgcgcacgcgtggatggcctcaaaaactcatcgacgcgtaagcgtcatgcacgctaacgcgtggattaaaagtttgccaatcgacgcgcacgcgtcaaccacgcgtacgcgcgggtgttctcgtgccccaggcacaacactggcacagttctggcataactctctggaaaatggctgggcattgggtgcagcaccatcggcgcgcccgcgcacatcacgcgcacgcgtggatggcgctttctagaagatcggcgcgtacgcgccaggtgcgcccacgcgcaaggggtcattctgctagaaattttctaagttaaaaagctgcagaattcaccaatttaaaccccaatcttccgacggacataacttcctcattttaaatcgtttttcacccgttcttcgaacgacatggacatcccggatcaaatttcatttctaaacagatttggtacaaaacagagatccgtagtccaagttatgtcccatcaaagtatgcccaaaaaccatattttcatacaaaaccacaatatgccattttcaaaacaagccatttccaactcttttcaaaaccaatcaaaacatgccaagttcatcccttttctttgaaatcaatcaaaatatatcaaattcaacatcaagcctcctcaactcacacattgacacattaccacaacttaccaaaatcactatctcgtcatgttaccccacttcacccaagtggctcaaactcaaacacattggcatatcatatactattcctcatgccaattctcaacaacaccaattccaataaatcattattgtacacaatcaacatcatactcaccatcaacatggtttaacccacaattcaaccataaccaatcatcaagcatatatcacgacatacatatttctcatacatcataccaccaaggcatcaataatcatcatcacatatatgaccacatcatatatctcaatcattcaacaacatcaacaattcaatgcctatcttagggcctctagcctaagtatttcctaccacattacatattagatacgggaaaccgaaaccataccttagccgaatttcccaagctcccccggagcacttccaaaccacttatccacaagctctcaaggcctcaatacctccaagaacagatttttcaccaccaaaccctttccaagcttttcaaaatcaccaatcaagctccaatatccacacatacacaacctaagccacaaccatcatacccatacacaacatctcaaaacccaagcatcataaaagaacaaatacactagggttgagaatcttaccacacccaaggtccaaggagacaagattaaccttctccttcaagagagtttggtcctataacatcaaagaacccaaaatctcaacatttcacccatgaaactcgaaaataagggctgagatttcgaacagcaacacgtggcttacctcaagattgattatatgggttttgtagagctctccgcggtgaacgcgtggccgcaaacggggtggcaatcggagctctagatcaaaagttatgatggtttgaagatcaaccaagggagagaacttgagagagtgttcttcctccctttctctctaattttcagcttgtgtgtgtaacaaatgaggagagagtgtgctgaaaactagggttttggtcaagttatgttgggccaagggcccactttgggtccggttggcccggtttggcccgttcggtccaatcttggtccgaattctataaaattggtaccaaaattctcgtctcagtctcctctatcacatttagccataaaaatcacattttaggctttctagaataaattctcatttatgggttaattagccgttaattaaccgggttttacattctacccacctaattgggaattttgcccacaaaattcaaatgcaattacctgagaataaatgcggataatccgttcgcatctccgactcaagttcccaagtgtgttcctcaacaccgcctcgactccatgccactttgactaatgaaacatcttttccacgcaaccgtttaatactagtatcatcaattctgactggagccactggaagcgtcaaatcttcccttaattGAACCGATTCgggttccaacacatggctagcatcaggggTGTACTttcgaagctgcgacacgtgaaacacgtcgtgcaggttcgaaagatgaggtggtagagccatccgatacgccaccggtccaatcctctccaggatttgaaatggaccaatgtagcgaggattcaacttctttgctttaatcgccctacctactcctgtagtcggagtaaccttaaggaaaacatggtctccttcctcaaattctaagggctttcgcctttgatcggcgtaactcttttgatgACTCTGTGTCGTAAGCATCCTATCatggattttcttgacttgttcagtagtctccgctatcatttccggccccaacaagcttttctctccagcttcataccaacatagcggagattgacattttctcccatacaaggcctcatacggagccattccgatgctcgcatgataactattattgtatgcaaactccaccaatggcatataccgatcccaactcgccggttggtccaaaacacaagctctcaacatatcctctagtgtttggattgtcctctcagattgaccatctgtttgaggatggtaagccgtgctcaagcttaatcgggttccaaaagctttctgaaatgcaccccaaaaccttgaagtgaaacgaggatctctatcagagattatagtagcaggtacaccatgaagtctcacaatctcctttatgtataaccgtgctagctcctcaagggtgtaagtcatacgaatgggcaaaaagtgagctgacttcgtcaatcggtccacaatcacccaaatagcatcaaagccagccctagtccttggcaatcctgacacaaagt
Above is a genomic segment from Arachis stenosperma cultivar V10309 chromosome 1, arast.V10309.gnm1.PFL2, whole genome shotgun sequence containing:
- the LOC130970478 gene encoding putative E3 ubiquitin-protein ligase RF298 isoform X2; translated protein: MSPSVSVQEKGSRNKRKFRADPPLGESNKIIPSPQSECLGYEFSAEKFEIAPAHGQAAACDLCSISQDHSADGLKLDLGLYSPGSASEVGPSHPKEGLEADEFNDADWNDLTEAQLEELVLSNLDTIFKSAIKKIAALGYTEEIATKAILRSGICYGYKDTESNIIDNAVAFLRNSQEIDPSREHYFEDLVQLEKYILAELVCVLREVRPFFSIGDAMWCLLICDMNVSHACAMDGDPLSCLGSDGTMDGGSSSQMELQSTAEIKVPEFSFPNPCKSIPAGSHNSQSKKPFAVGIPGMNNSKNSHVLGGGLLENGGTTFGSDCVNKAFTTVATSQSPLVDEKWGNVRKFHSGSTKRDYVLRQKSFHVEKNYRTYGSKGSSRGGKLSSFGSLILDKKLKSVSESSTINLKSASLQISKAMGVDVIQDNNANFSSPAGPSVSTSFRLDSAPDLISRSTNTSYSVHAANTLPAFSSPAPLSATDTDLSLSLSSRIKSSPAPVYVNKEAPSSSHVGLSSDKPLGQRVPQDRKDEMILKLVPRVRELQNQLQEWTEWANQKVMQAARRLGKDKAELKTLRQEKEEVERLKKEKQSLEENTLKKLSEMENALCKASGQVERANAAVRKLEVENAALRREMEAAKLRAAETAASCQEVSKREKKTQIKFQSWEKQKSLFQEELVTEKRKLAQLLQELEQSKVQQEQAEARWQQEAKAKEELLLQANSIKKEREQIEESAKSKEDMIKLKAERNLLKYRDDIHKLEKEIAQLRFKTDSSKIAALRMGIDGSYAGRFADLKNVAAMGGPRNSFIRELVSDYSVTSGGVKRERECVMCLSEEMSVVFLPCAHQVVCTTCNELHEKQGMQDCPSCRSPIQRRIAVRYTHT
- the LOC130970478 gene encoding putative E3 ubiquitin-protein ligase RF298 isoform X3: MVSLVASGSSQMSPSVSVQEKGSRNKRKFRADPPLGESNKIIPSPQSECLGYEFSAEKFEIAPAHGQAAACDLCSISQDHSADGLKLDLGLYSPGSASEVGPSHPKEGLEADEFNDADWNDLTEAQLEELVLSNLDTIFKSAIKKIAALGYTEEIATKAILRSGICYGYKDTESNIIDNAVAFLRNSQEIDPSREHYFEDLVQLEKYILAELVCVLREVRPFFSIGDAMWCLLICDMNVSHACAMDGDPLSCLGSDGTMDGGSSSQMELQSTAEIKVPEFSFPNPCKSIPAGSHNSQSKKPFAVGIPGMNNSKNSHVLGGGLLENGGTTFGSDCVNKAFTTVATSQSPLVDEKWGNVRKFHSGSTKRDYVLRQKSFHVEKNYRTYGSKGSSRGGKLSSFGSLILDKKLKSVSESSTINLKSASLQISKAMGVDVIQDNNANFSSPAGPSVSTSFRLDSAPDLISRSTNTSYSVHAANTLPAFSSPAPLSATDTDLSLSLSSRIKSSPAPVYVNKEAPSSSHVGLSSDKPLGQRVPQDRKDEMILKLVPRVRELQNQLQEWTEWANQKVMQAARRLGKDKAELKTLRQEKEEVERLKKEKQSLEENTLKKLSEMENALCKASGQVERANAAVRKLEVENAALRREMEAAKLRAAETAASCQEVSKREKKTQIKFQSWEKQKSLFQEELVTEKRKLAQLLQELEQSKVQQEQAEGKYHTG
- the LOC130970478 gene encoding putative E3 ubiquitin-protein ligase RF298 isoform X1, whose protein sequence is MVSLVASGSSQMSPSVSVQEKGSRNKRKFRADPPLGESNKIIPSPQSECLGYEFSAEKFEIAPAHGQAAACDLCSISQDHSADGLKLDLGLYSPGSASEVGPSHPKEGLEADEFNDADWNDLTEAQLEELVLSNLDTIFKSAIKKIAALGYTEEIATKAILRSGICYGYKDTESNIIDNAVAFLRNSQEIDPSREHYFEDLVQLEKYILAELVCVLREVRPFFSIGDAMWCLLICDMNVSHACAMDGDPLSCLGSDGTMDGGSSSQMELQSTAEIKVPEFSFPNPCKSIPAGSHNSQSKKPFAVGIPGMNNSKNSHVLGGGLLENGGTTFGSDCVNKAFTTVATSQSPLVDEKWGNVRKFHSGSTKRDYVLRQKSFHVEKNYRTYGSKGSSRGGKLSSFGSLILDKKLKSVSESSTINLKSASLQISKAMGVDVIQDNNANFSSPAGPSVSTSFRLDSAPDLISRSTNTSYSVHAANTLPAFSSPAPLSATDTDLSLSLSSRIKSSPAPVYVNKEAPSSSHVGLSSDKPLGQRVPQDRKDEMILKLVPRVRELQNQLQEWTEWANQKVMQAARRLGKDKAELKTLRQEKEEVERLKKEKQSLEENTLKKLSEMENALCKASGQVERANAAVRKLEVENAALRREMEAAKLRAAETAASCQEVSKREKKTQIKFQSWEKQKSLFQEELVTEKRKLAQLLQELEQSKVQQEQAEARWQQEAKAKEELLLQANSIKKEREQIEESAKSKEDMIKLKAERNLLKYRDDIHKLEKEIAQLRFKTDSSKIAALRMGIDGSYAGRFADLKNVAAMGGPRNSFIRELVSDYSVTSGGVKRERECVMCLSEEMSVVFLPCAHQVVCTTCNELHEKQGMQDCPSCRSPIQRRIAVRYTHT